One stretch of Daphnia pulicaria isolate SC F1-1A chromosome 6, SC_F0-13Bv2, whole genome shotgun sequence DNA includes these proteins:
- the LOC124343300 gene encoding uncharacterized protein LOC124343300, which translates to MENHHLGLLSGLVHLNAAIYIVMIVFNALGGIGYEGVFSQNTAQVSEKYTVYITPAGFTFSIWAVIYIFLGGAAIYCVSSVYRKSGSNSRVYAQPIILNWLFYVALTTNYGLNTAWIFLWDQELIVAACIFLLFIAYTGWISFAVACTRGKSAMERQRDGLIQTAVFKEVRLQRILIHNGIALYTTWTTIASLLNINIAFQYVGKCDAETTSIACTSVLLIVLVGWFALENTWLDSYVRYTLTQYPVVIFATSGILSKHSDPKRPDGPVPESVQILTWIILGVASVQFIARLALVTYRYRTHPLFKMIPESSIASQDETSTHSKRSM; encoded by the exons ATGGAGAATCACCATCTGGGATTGCTGAGTGGCTTAGTACATTTGAATGCCGCTATTTACATTGTGATGATCGTTTTCAACGCACTAGGTGGCATAGGATATGAAG GTGTTTTCAGCCAGAACACGGCACAAGTATCCGAAAAGTATACAGTTTACATAACACCTGCGGGATTTACCTTCTCAATATGGGCGGTGATTTACATATTTCTCGGAGGCGCCGCCATTTACT GTGTGTCGAGCGTCTATAGAAAAAGTGGTTCAAACAGCAGAGTCTACGCTCAACCCATTATTCTCAATTGGCTTTTTTACGTCGCTCTTACAACCAATTACGGCCTAAACACGGCGTGGATATTTTTATGGGACCAGGAATTGATCGTCGCCGCCTGCATATTCCTGTTGTTCATTGCCTACACGGGATGGATATCTTTCGCAGTCGCCTGCACGAG GGGGAAAAGTGCCATGGAAAGGCAAAGAGACGGATTGATACAGACAGCTGTTTTCAAGGAAGTGCGACTACAAAGAATCTTGATCCACAATGGCATTGCTCTATACACTACTTGGACAACGATCGCTTCT CTTCTGAATATTAACATCGCCTTCCAGTATGTTGGTAAGTGCGATGCAGAGACAACCAGCATAGCTTGCACATCTGTTCTTCTCATCGTGCTAGTGGGATGGTTCGCCCTTGAAAACACTTGGCTCGATTCTTACGTTCGCTACACACTAACGCAATACCCTG TGGTGATATTTGCTACAAGTGGAATCCTGAGTAAACACTCCGATCCAAAACGTCCAGATGGACCTGTCCCCGAGAgtgttcaaattttgacaTGGATCATCCTCGGAGTTGCTTCGGTTCAATTTATTGCCCGACTGGCACTCGTCACTTACCGTTATCGCACGCATCCTTTATTCAAAATGATTCCAGAGTCATCAATTGCCTCACAAGACGAAACCAGCACCCATTCTAAACGTAGCatgtaa
- the LOC124343217 gene encoding uncharacterized protein LOC124343217 isoform X1, with the protein MEESTYSIPDDRFSCQSSDDYNYNYRQSLNMSFTFGDHNLESGKYQYDALPVNNSAGGARCSLFNSTAAKIVHLIVFGIALPTLFIVVPVYAKYVLYADTVVTFGASDMRLMDGHVSTTWCKSQQIQMNSSFDAYLMANRPTLTPKAQMLTMTRHFELDDDLKEFWGFYLLKGSEVTVSTCARYLGANVMLIKGINSLKFCAYVGRESKEDESNEILGLEKHKLAEQYQLETDDDGDFRAPAPALFKQPAKKDKDRILQLIKSHNDKRRLIKLLERKNINSDRNDTLVPTEVVEKVEKALQKILQQEIESLYQEVKSIIAANSTKPASNPDATKQKAAKNRWPLKPLNNQGAKLSAVINEEVDSEEDAAYEMDELSLNTTADGIADDRGTIDHNHFNDTSLSNEESSFSSSEEAMLHCKGVILSQPLVPKNQCSNDVSPRYNNIKYTIEEEGYYYFIFSSANEKVRNKLSVKFDLLKTVFNLTEATDVCHNSTSCNFPLSFYSSEKVVVSIPVPNSSVSQEWDRTFVARGVCEPRMPLYLTFVLLVPLFLVFCAFR; encoded by the exons ATGGAGGAATCCACTTATTCAATTCCCGACGACAG ATTCAGTTGTCAATCATCTGATGATTATAATTACAATTACCGACAATCGCTCAACATGTCGTTCACATTCGGAGATCATAACTTGGAATCGGGGAAATATCAGTACGACGCCCTTCCTGTCAACAACTCAG CTGGCGGTGCACGATGCTCCCTGTTTAATTCAACGGCAGCCAAAATCGTCCATCTGATCGTATTCGGGATCGCCCTGCCCACTCTGTTCATCGTCGTTCCTGTTTATGCAAAATACGTGCTCTACGCCGACACGGTCGTCACATTCGGCGCCTCCGACATGAGACTGATGGACGGGCATGTGTCTACAACTTGGTGCAAG AgtcaacaaattcaaatgaatagtTCGTTTGACGCTTATTTAATGGCAAATCGTCCGACACTCACTCCGAAAGCGCAAATGTTAACTATGACCCGACATTTCGAATTGGAcgatgatttaaaagaatTCTGGGGTTTCTATTTGCTTAAAGGTTCTGAAGTCACCGTCTCTACCTGCGCTCG ATACCTCGGTGCCAACGTCATGCTTATAAAAGGAATCAACAGTTTGAAATTTTGCGCGTATgttggccgagaatcgaaagAAGACGAATCAAACGAGATTTTAGGTCTGGAGAAACACAAATTAGCCGAGCAATATCAATTAGAGACGGACGACGACGGCGATTTCAGAGCCCCGGCTCCAGCTCTGTTCAAACAGCCAGCCAAAAAAGATAAGGACCGGATTTTACAACTCATCAAGTCGCACAACGATAAACGTCGCCTCATCAAATTATTAGAGAGGAAAAACATCAACTCGGATCGGAATGACACGCTCGTCCCAACCGAAGTCGtcgaaaaagtggaaaaagcTCTTCAAAAAATCCTGCAACAAGAAATCGAGTCCTTGTATCAGGAAGTCAAAAGTATCATTGCGGCAAACAGCACAAAGCCGGCGAGCAATCCTGACGCCACAAAACAAAAGGCAGCCAAAAATCGATGGCCGCTTAAGCCTCTTAACAACCAAGGAGCCAAACTGTCGGCCGTCATAAACGAAGAAGTCGATTCTGAGGAGGACGCTGCTTACGAGATGGATGAGTTGAGTCTAAACACGACTGCGGACGGCATTGCCGACGATCGAGGCACTATTGATCACAACCACTTCAACGACACTTCCCTGTCCAATGAAGAGTCTTCCTTCTCCAGCAGTGAGGAGGCCATGCTCCATTGTAAAGGAGTTATCCTCAGCCAGCCCCTTGTGCCCAAGAACCAATGTAGTAACGACGTTAGTCCTCGTTACAACAATATCAAATACACCATCGAAGAGGAGGGATACTACTATTTTATATTCTCAAGCGCAAATGAAAAG GTTCGAAACAAGTTGTCGGTGAAATTCGACCTGCTCAAAACCGTTTTCAACTTGACAGAGGCCACTGATGTCTGCCACAATTCGACTAGCTGCAATTTCCCCCTCAGTTTTTACTCATCGGAAAAAGTGGTCGTCTCGATTCCGGTTCCCAACAGCAGCGTCTCGCAGGAATGGGATCGCACATTTGTCGCCCGCGGTGTCTGCGAACCTCGCATGCCTCTCTATCTGACATTTGTCCTTCTCGTGCCACTCTTTCTTGTATTTTGTGCATTCCGCTAA
- the LOC124343217 gene encoding uncharacterized protein LOC124343217 isoform X2 — MSFTFGDHNLESGKYQYDALPVNNSAGGARCSLFNSTAAKIVHLIVFGIALPTLFIVVPVYAKYVLYADTVVTFGASDMRLMDGHVSTTWCKSQQIQMNSSFDAYLMANRPTLTPKAQMLTMTRHFELDDDLKEFWGFYLLKGSEVTVSTCARYLGANVMLIKGINSLKFCAYVGRESKEDESNEILGLEKHKLAEQYQLETDDDGDFRAPAPALFKQPAKKDKDRILQLIKSHNDKRRLIKLLERKNINSDRNDTLVPTEVVEKVEKALQKILQQEIESLYQEVKSIIAANSTKPASNPDATKQKAAKNRWPLKPLNNQGAKLSAVINEEVDSEEDAAYEMDELSLNTTADGIADDRGTIDHNHFNDTSLSNEESSFSSSEEAMLHCKGVILSQPLVPKNQCSNDVSPRYNNIKYTIEEEGYYYFIFSSANEKVRNKLSVKFDLLKTVFNLTEATDVCHNSTSCNFPLSFYSSEKVVVSIPVPNSSVSQEWDRTFVARGVCEPRMPLYLTFVLLVPLFLVFCAFR, encoded by the exons ATGTCGTTCACATTCGGAGATCATAACTTGGAATCGGGGAAATATCAGTACGACGCCCTTCCTGTCAACAACTCAG CTGGCGGTGCACGATGCTCCCTGTTTAATTCAACGGCAGCCAAAATCGTCCATCTGATCGTATTCGGGATCGCCCTGCCCACTCTGTTCATCGTCGTTCCTGTTTATGCAAAATACGTGCTCTACGCCGACACGGTCGTCACATTCGGCGCCTCCGACATGAGACTGATGGACGGGCATGTGTCTACAACTTGGTGCAAG AgtcaacaaattcaaatgaatagtTCGTTTGACGCTTATTTAATGGCAAATCGTCCGACACTCACTCCGAAAGCGCAAATGTTAACTATGACCCGACATTTCGAATTGGAcgatgatttaaaagaatTCTGGGGTTTCTATTTGCTTAAAGGTTCTGAAGTCACCGTCTCTACCTGCGCTCG ATACCTCGGTGCCAACGTCATGCTTATAAAAGGAATCAACAGTTTGAAATTTTGCGCGTATgttggccgagaatcgaaagAAGACGAATCAAACGAGATTTTAGGTCTGGAGAAACACAAATTAGCCGAGCAATATCAATTAGAGACGGACGACGACGGCGATTTCAGAGCCCCGGCTCCAGCTCTGTTCAAACAGCCAGCCAAAAAAGATAAGGACCGGATTTTACAACTCATCAAGTCGCACAACGATAAACGTCGCCTCATCAAATTATTAGAGAGGAAAAACATCAACTCGGATCGGAATGACACGCTCGTCCCAACCGAAGTCGtcgaaaaagtggaaaaagcTCTTCAAAAAATCCTGCAACAAGAAATCGAGTCCTTGTATCAGGAAGTCAAAAGTATCATTGCGGCAAACAGCACAAAGCCGGCGAGCAATCCTGACGCCACAAAACAAAAGGCAGCCAAAAATCGATGGCCGCTTAAGCCTCTTAACAACCAAGGAGCCAAACTGTCGGCCGTCATAAACGAAGAAGTCGATTCTGAGGAGGACGCTGCTTACGAGATGGATGAGTTGAGTCTAAACACGACTGCGGACGGCATTGCCGACGATCGAGGCACTATTGATCACAACCACTTCAACGACACTTCCCTGTCCAATGAAGAGTCTTCCTTCTCCAGCAGTGAGGAGGCCATGCTCCATTGTAAAGGAGTTATCCTCAGCCAGCCCCTTGTGCCCAAGAACCAATGTAGTAACGACGTTAGTCCTCGTTACAACAATATCAAATACACCATCGAAGAGGAGGGATACTACTATTTTATATTCTCAAGCGCAAATGAAAAG GTTCGAAACAAGTTGTCGGTGAAATTCGACCTGCTCAAAACCGTTTTCAACTTGACAGAGGCCACTGATGTCTGCCACAATTCGACTAGCTGCAATTTCCCCCTCAGTTTTTACTCATCGGAAAAAGTGGTCGTCTCGATTCCGGTTCCCAACAGCAGCGTCTCGCAGGAATGGGATCGCACATTTGTCGCCCGCGGTGTCTGCGAACCTCGCATGCCTCTCTATCTGACATTTGTCCTTCTCGTGCCACTCTTTCTTGTATTTTGTGCATTCCGCTAA
- the LOC124343322 gene encoding twist-related protein-like, with protein sequence MQRDNRSRSNSSIRSMASNSSDVDTSEFEDNSEFSPDSDDNDTSRHDDDVPAKKTVVVKKEPTSSSGRSSHEESEGIKAESPSTVSGGTSLQFRKRLNPSKNRGLQSQSTSPLGGRLAQRSTTSEESGRPLIVFPRKTFSNSRERWRQQNVSGAFSELRKLVPTYPETKKLSKNEILRLAIKYIRLLSNVLEWQKQQENVMQTVKQQQPPVIRRLASRHNQISTSSETNDNPEHFTIDPRDLTLLMDRHNSSHM encoded by the exons ATGCAGCGTGACAATCGAAGCCGGAGCAACAGCAGCATCCGAAGTATGGCATCCAATTCGAGTGATGTCGACACCTCAGAGTTCGAGGACAATTCGGAATTTTCACCCGATTCCGACGACAACGATACCTCACGGCACGACGATGATGTTCCA GCAAAGAAAACGGTGGTGGTGAAGAAGGAGCCGACGTCATCTTCAGGACGTTCAAGTCACGAAGAATCGGAAGGAATCAAAGCAGAGAGTCCATCAACGGTGTCGGGAGGTACTTCATTACAATTCCGCAAACGGTTGAACCCCTCAAAGAATCGAGGACTCCAATCACAGTCAACATCACCACTGGGAGGCCGCCTAGCACAAAGATCGACGACGTCGGAAGAATCCGGCCGTCCGTTGATCGTCTTCCCACGCAAGACATTTAGCAACAGCCGCGAACGCTGGCGTCAACAAAATGTTAGCGGCGCGTTTTCCGAGTTGCGAAAACTAGTACCGACGTATCCAG AAACCAAAAAGTTGAGCAAGAACGAGATCCTTCGGTTGGCCATCAAGTACATCAGACTCCTAAGTAACGTCTTGGAATGGCAAAAGCAGCAAGAAAATGTGATGCAAACTGTGAAACAGCAACAGCCGCCAGTTATTCGACGTTTGGCAAGTCGACACAATCAAATATCTACTAGTAGTGAGACAAACGACAACCCGGAACACTTCACCATTGACCCACGGGATTTGACCCTACTCATGGATCGTCATAACTCCTCGCACATGTGA
- the LOC124343141 gene encoding zinc finger protein 761-like, producing the protein MENKIKRVRIVGKGHSSCFERLLLEWYRRESFVDVILTCVGNPDNLKDAAVPHQISANRSVLAAASPVFATMFRDNPIVEEDVHVSVVGFSYTSLRSVIEYIYTGSLEFFERDKNQIREMLKDFLIPIPNTKNFAKEQQESINVTTEEFITEPTEEPFHEPIAETRIAVENETRKEQAKEGDIQIISSVSLANEVQIIPPTKTNRANKLSSLAPKANTRAAKSCAETPISSRINILRSRKKTNQHDLQAAEDPTTTNVVAKVPNAIKSVSKITKPLIKKPTNVKTNSRDLNLSLTEPDINLVELTTAAQQNVIRIFSRNVEAQVSKKKQTTLETPSLAFTQRGLVKSFPEKSIVQSDSVFVPPVRLDVPTMKNGRYVFTVTEEMARAADYRKILSVMYEVPGIYTFYRERPTPNIDVMPFFEPLELPKSHIFVPSYFDKKPSQTYQERPSSRSLRPAQANISLSGFRIEAVHQFNGKVHICTLGEPVVNQASETLFEDHPLSYLHPEQVVSRLSLEHNYSFGETPLPTDSECSNRNELANDLEDYKSAIQLAINQQRRKNRLKHRIDSYSKEISTLKRRAVELLEICSNMYDGHEMDSEYQKPAKKKVHNKQSNNDPADDMDEKVPCTECNKLIKRSWLKQHMVILHSEERNHLCDECGRTFVIKAQLRAHQLRQHKAVPGNHLCEHCGRSFRFARYLNRHMSLHSSEKPHVCRFCDKAFRLKPVLIKHIRTHTGEKPYKCTVCGRCFRQRTTYATHLKVHEKRQEAGVVGGEGSGLGQLPRLKCDFCSMTFKLDLFLMLHRAKHTGETPALPCPTCKETFPSIKELTLHRKGQHPDTVYSCQICPKVFTNKANFDFHVHKHSNPDAVKKKYPKVDPVDTGPCTCDFCDKVFKNRSALDYHIKGIHLGDKSLKCQYCDKTFSHKPSLEQHMRTHTGERPYKCDQCPSSFKQQQHLTAHLVVHTGERPFSCDHCDKTFPHKTTLYAHLRIHTGKRLMCTHCRKVLPSLAQLMRHEENCHLNTNESSVE; encoded by the exons atggaaaacaaaatcaaacgaGTTAGGATTGTTGGTAAAGGACACTCTTCTTGTTTTGAAAGGTTATTGCTCGAGTGGTACAGACGAGAGAGCTTTGTTGATGTAATTCTGACATGTGTTGGTAACCCTGATAATTTAAAGGATGCAGCTGTACCTCACCAGATATCTGCAAACCGAAG TGTATTGGCTGCGGCAAGTCCGGTGTTTGCCACCATGTTTCGCGATAATCCAATAGTAGAAGAAGATGTTCATGTCTCGGTTGTTGGCTTTTCGTACACTTCACTCCGCTCCGTTATTGAATATATTTACACTGGTTCACTCGAATTTTTTGAGCGTGACAAG AATCAAATCAGAGAAATGCTCAAGGATTTTCTCATCCCAATTCCGAACACAAAAAATTTCGCGAAGGAACAACAAGAGTCAATTAACGTAACAACTGAAGAATTCATCACTGAACCCACAGAGGAACCTTTCCACGAGCCAATCGCAGAGACCAGAATAgcagttgaaaatgaaaccaGAAAAGAGCAAGCAAAAGAAGGAGATATTCAGATTATATCCTCCGTTTCCTTGGCAAATGAGGTCCAGATTATACCGCCAACTAAAACGAATCGCGCGAATAAGTTAAGCTCGCTGGCTCCAAAAGCCAACACTCGTGCCGCTAAAAGTTGCGCAGAAACACCAATTTCTTCACGAATAAACATTCTTCGGtcaaggaaaaagacaaatcAACACGATTTGCAGGCTGCTGAAGATCCAACCACAACGAATGTGGTTGCGAAGGTGCCTAATGCAATCAAATCCGTTTCTAAAATCACGAAACCATTAATTAAAAAGCCTACAAATGTTAAGACCAATTCTAGAGACTTAAACCTATCTTTAACAGAACCAGACATTAATCTAGTTGAACTAACCACTGCTGCTCAACAGAATGTGATTCGCATATTCAGTCGTAACGTAGAAGCGCAAgtttctaaaaagaaacaaactacTTTGGAGACACCTTCACTTGCGTTTACTCAGCGTGGATTAGTCAAGAGTTTCCCTGAAAAGTCAATCGTTCAATCTGACAGCGTCTTTGTTCCTCCGGTTAGGTTAGACGTTCCAACCATGAAAAATGGCCGATACGTTTTTACTGTCACAGAAGAAATGGCGAGAGCTGCTGATTACCGAAAAATTCTATCGGTAATGTACGAAGTCCCTGGAATTTACACTTTTTATCGAGAACGCCCAACTCCAAACATCGACGTAATGCCATTCTTTGAACCTCTTGAACTCCCCAAGAGCCACATCTTCGTCCCGTCATACTTTGATAAAAAGCCCTCGCAAACCTACCAAGAAAGGCCTTCTTCAAGGTCTCTCCGCCCAGCGCAAGCAAATATTTCCCTTTCAGGATTCAGGATCGAAGCGGTTCACCAATTCAACGGTAAAGTTCATATTTGCACTTTGGGAGAACCAGTTGTTAATCAAGCATCGGAGACTCTATTTGAGGACCACCCACTGTCGTACCTCCACCCGGAACAAGTGGTCTCTCGCTTATCTCTGGAACACAATTATTCATTTGGTGAGACACCACTACCTACGGATAGTGAATGCTCCAATCGCAACGAATTGGCTAACGATTTGGAAGACTACAAAAGCGCTATCCAACTGGCGATCAATCAACAACGTCGCAAAAACAGATTGAAACATCGCATTGATTCTTACTCTAAAGAAATTTCTACATTGAAGCGCCGAGCCGTGGAACTGCTTGAAATATGTAGCAATATGTATGATGGTCACGAAATGGATTCTGAATACCAAAAACCCGCAAAAAAGAAAGTACATAACAAGCAATCAAACAACGATCCTGCCGATGATATGG ATGAAAAAGTTCCTTGCACCGAGTGCAATAAACTGATTAAGAGGAGCTGGCTTAAACAACACATGGTGATCCTTCATTCGGAAGAAAGGAACCACCTGTGCGACGAATGCGGTCGTACTTTTGTAATTAAAG cTCAATTACGAGCCCATCAACTCCGTCAGCACAAGGCTGTCCCTGGAAATCACCTTTGTGAACATTGTGGTCGATCGTTCCGATTCGCCCGTTATCTGAATCGCCACATGTCATTACATTCAAGTGAGAAGCCCCACGTCTGTCGATTTTGTGACAAAGCTTTTAGATTAAAACCAGTGCTGATCAAGCACATTCGCACCCACACGGGCGAGAAGCCG TATAAGTGCACGGTCTGTGGACGATGCTTCAGACAGAGGACAACTTACGCTACTCACCTCAAAGTTCACGAAAAGAGGCAAGAAGCTGGTGTGGTGGGAGGTGAAGGATCCGGACTGGGACAACTTCCTCGGCTCAAATGTGATTTTTGTTCTATGACCTTCAAGCTGGATCTTTTCTTGATGCTACATCGAGCCAAACATACTGGGGAAACTCCTGCATTGCCTTGCCCGACCTGCAAAGAGACTTTCCCATCTATCAAAGAACTCACTCTTCATCGTAAAGGCCAGCATCCTGATACG GTGTATTCGTGTCAAATTTGCCCAAAAGTATTCACGAACAAGGCCAATTTCGATTTCCATGTTCACAAACATTCTAATCCTGATGCTGTTAAGAAAAAATACCCGAAAGTTGATCCCGTGGATACTGGCCCTTGTACTTGTGATTTCTGCGACAAAGTCTTTAAGAACCGATCCGCCTTGGATTATCATATCAAG GGAATTCATTTGGGTGACAAGTCGCTTAAATGCCAGTATTGCGATAAAACTTTTTCGCACAAACCGTCGCTGGAGCAGCACATGCGGACACACACGGGTGAGAGGCCTTACAAGTGCGATCAATGTCCAAGTTCatttaaacaacaacaacacctgaCGGCTCACTTGGTTGTTCACACTG gtgAACGTCCCTTCAGCTGTGACCATTGCGACAAGACGTTTCCTCACAAGACTACTTTATACGCCCATCTGCGTATCCATACAGGTAAGCGACTGATGTGCACGCATTGCCGTAAAGTTCTTCCGAGCTTGGCTCAACTGATGCGCCACGAAGAAAATTGCCATTTGAATACCAACGAATCGTCTGTTGAGTAA
- the LOC124343249 gene encoding TBC1 domain family member 22B-like: MEAAKNKSIFSRSVPKLPGKASSSPRKEITAGGAQRNTPATSFDDFQESVSDAWDLGDDEFCVISDVKISKKMAQSTAASVINRHRTQSADHITNNHQSQSIPKNANRSFPGHPHPFLESAQSRKLNEDLQSGKMEKFNTLINSANSSMKELEESSWHGIPPSVRAITWRLLSGYIPINLEKRGPTLKRKREEYWNLVEQYYETRLEETHQDTFRQIHIDIPRMSPLIALFQQSIVQEMFERILYIWAMRHPASGYVQGINDLVTPFFVVFLQEIIPPGSDLDTHDVSKLSDEDRNSIEADSFWCLSKLLDGIQDNYTFAQPGIQNRVRQLKELIERVDVELHQHLVRHEVDYLQFSFRWMNNLLMRELPLLCTVRLWDTCLAQSHGFADFHLYTCAAFLLKWRNPLLRQTDFQGLMMMLQNLPTQSWSDEEIGEVVAEAYQLHYMFSSAPNHLQGSVNKP; encoded by the exons ATGGAGGCTGCAAAGAACAAGTCTATCTTTTCACGAAGTGTACCGAAATTGCCGGGCAA aGCTAGTTCAAGTCCTCGTAAGGAGATCACAGCTGGAGGTGCTCAGAGGAATACTCCTGCAACTTCATTTGATGATTTCCAAGAGAGTGTGAGTGATGCATGGGATCTGGGAGATGATGAGTTCTGTGTTATATCAG atgttaaaatttcaaagaaaatggcTCAATCAACAGCAGCCAGTGTTATCAACAGACACAGAACCCAGAGTGCAGATCACATTACAAACAACCATCAATCCCAGTCTATTCCCAAAAATGCCAACAGATCATTTCCTGGCCATCCTCACCCCTTTTTAGAATCTGCCCAGTCTAGGAAATTGAATGAAG ATTTACAAAGtgggaaaatggaaaagtttaATACCTTGATAAATAGTGCCAATAGTAGTATGAAGGAATTAGAAGAATCTAGCTGGCATGGTATCCCACCTTCTGTAAGGGCTATAACTTGGCGACTCTTATCa GGGTACATTCCAATCAATCTCGAAAAGCGTGGACCAACGCTGAAGCGGAAACGCGAAGAGTACTGGAATCTCGTCGAGCAGTACTACGAGACTCGTCTTGAAGAAACACACCAAGATACCTTTCGACAGATACACATAGACATTCCTAGAATGAGTCCTTTAATCGCTCTCTTCCAACAAAGCATTGTTCAG GAGATGTTTGAGCGCATTTTGTACATTTGGGCAATGCGTCATCCGGCGTCTGGATATGTACAAGGAATCAACGACCTTGttacccccttttttgttgtcttcCTCCAAGAAATCATACCGccag GTAGCGACTTAGATACGCATGATGTAAGCAAGTTGTCCGATGAGGATCGCAATAGTATTGAAGCAGACTCTTTCTGGTGTTTGTCAAAGCTTCTGGATGGTATTCAAGATAACTATACCTTTGCACAGCCTGGTATTCAGAATAGAGTCCGACAATTGAAAGAATTGATTGAGCGGGTCGACG TTGAGTTGCACCAACATCTTGTGCGCCACGAAGTTGATTATttgcaattttcttttcgttggaTGAACAATTTATTGATGCGCGAACTACCACTTTTATGTACCGTCCGCCTTTGGGACACGTGTCTGGCTCAGTCTCATGGCTTTGCCGATTTTCATTTGTATACCTGTGCAGCATTCTTACTGAAATGGAGAAATCCTCTTCTTCGACAGACAGATTTTCAG GGATTGATGATGATGCTACAAAATTTGCCAACCCAATCTTGGTCTGATGAAGAAATTGGGGAAGTTGTAGCGGAAGCATATCAGCTTCACTACATGTTCTCGAGTGCACCAAATCATCTTCAAGGCTCAGTGAACAAGCCTTGA
- the LOC124343329 gene encoding cyanocobalamin reductase / alkylcobalamin dealkylase-like has protein sequence MTTLFEVNTKLTECLHDFGLECHPFKVGWYNERVKSGFQLEHHEDTLCFVVISSPSFFEKGFIPFVRNSTESNHLDYLDQAISSCLKTAIQSIPGYDISILHDYEMRPGTRRPKVLVQTAGHVSGAVYFYQKTDVINPPWLTDQPIYGVCLHPSYIGWFALRAVIIFQKVLVPDLVYKPPKDILVDETKKIELLNRYNNSWQDWSFRDIMEPTERYSELQQKYLSTRPSERSHLIELIKRN, from the exons atgacTACGTTATTCGAAGTTAACACAAAGCTTACAGAATGTTTACATGATTTTGGGTTAGAATGCCACCCATTcaag GTTGGATGGTACAATGAACGAGTGAAATCTGGCTTTCAATTAGAACACCATGAAGACACACTTTGTTTTGTGGTGATAAGTAgtccttcatttttcgaaaaaggCTTTATACCATTTGTTCGTAACAGTACTGAAAGCAATCATCTGGATTACCTTGATCAAGCCATAAGCTCTTGTCTTAAAACAGCAATTCAG TCAATTCCAGGCTATGATATTAGTATCCTCCATGATTATGAGATGAGACCAGGAACAAGAAGGCCAAAAGTACTTGTTCAAACAGCAGGTCATGTCTCAGGGgctgtttatttttatcagaAAACAGATGTGATCAATCCTCCCTGGCTAACTGACCAG CCAATTTATGGTGTTTGCCTACATCCCAGCTATATAGGATGGTTTGCCTTAAGAGCAGTTATCATATTCCAGAAGGTCTTGGTCCCTGATTTAGTCTATAAACCACCGAAAGATATTCTTGTG GATGAAACCAAGAAAATTGAACTACTGAATCGCTACAATAATAGTTGGCAGGATTGGAGCTTTCGGGACATTATGGAACCAACCGAACGCTATTCGGAGTTACAGCAGAAGTATTTAAGCACACGACCTTCTGAACGAAGTCATTTGATTGagttaattaaaagaaattaa